A window of the Dictyostelium discoideum AX4 chromosome 4 chromosome, whole genome shotgun sequence genome harbors these coding sequences:
- the srrm1 gene encoding serine/arginine repetitive matrix-like protein translates to MEGRSFFRGTSAEQDNRFGDKQKKILKSMKFPPHFNTKIDMTKVHLPSFKKWINNQVMDILKFEDDIVCDFIYGLLSESNNPDPKTIQINITGFLTKDAASFMDKLWKLLINAQNSIGGIPEEFLKDAQFASQKAKEEENRIKQAIDKTKQKIEQSNSTVNNFNIRNPTYQPPLHQQQPQQPQQQPINYGLQQPQPQKRFTDHPPPYPPPQTIAKTITQQQQQQQQQQQQQPNNVQIPSQAKIPQNTTTTTTATGVIPVKTEINIDPSLDLKGSRKNRTEYKDRDREREREKERDYREKERERDRERDRDRERDRERERDLRDREYKTRDYYHDSRDYRDDRDLYDSRDYRDSRDYRSSRDYRDDRDYRDNRDYYSSSSSSSSSSGRDRDRDYRDSRDYRSSRDYRDRDYHSSSSSLSSRDRDHRSSRDHHHYSSSSSSSSSSLRRDRSRSRTPEYRDRSKSRSRSRNRSKSNDRKQNKNTSRSRSRSNSNSNSGGSRSRSRDRNKISDRSPSRSRSNEKRFRSPSPSNNNNNEINNNNNNNNTNGDNNNNNNNNNNNNNNNNNNNNYNEDSNNDENDSDSRKTKKPKSLNIYSDDDFDDKSN, encoded by the exons atggaaggAAGAAGTTTTTTTAGA gGTACATCAGCAGAGCAAGATAATAGATTTGGagataaacaaaaaaagattttaaaatctatGAAATTTCCACCCCATTTCAATACTAAAATTGATATGACCAAAGTACATTTACCATCATTCAAAAAATGGATAAATAATCAAGTCAtggatatattaaaatttgaagatGATATAGTTTGTGATTTTATATATGGTTTATTAAGT gAAAGTAATAATCCAGATCCAAAAACCattcaaattaatataaCTGGATTTTTAACCAAAGATGCAGCAAGTTTTATGGATAAATTGTGGAAACTATTGATAAATGCACAAAATTCAATTGGTGGTATACCAGAGGAATTTTTAAAGGATGCACAATTTGCATCACAAAAAGCAAAAGAAGAAGAGAATAGGATTAAACAAGCAATTGATAAAACTAAACAAAAGATTGAACAATCCAATTCAACtgtcaataattttaatattagaaATCCAACTTATCAACCACCATTACATcagcaacaaccacaacaaccacaacaacaaccaattaattatggtttacaacaaccacaaccacaaaaaAGATTTACTGATCATCCACCACCATACCCACCACCTCAAACAATTGCAAAAACAAtaactcaacaacaacaacaacaacaacaacaacaacaacaacaaccaaataatGTACAAATACCATCACAAGCAAAAATACCacaaaatacaacaacaacaacaacagcaacaggtGTAATACCAGTAAAAACAGAGATTAATATTGATCCAAGTTTAGATTTAAAAGGTTCAAGAAAGAATAGAACTGAATATAAAGATAGAGATAGAGAAAGGGAAAGAGAGAAAGAAAGAGACTATAGAGAAAaggaaagagaaagagatagAGAAAGAGATAGAGACAGAGAAAGAGATAGAGAAAGGGAAAGAGATTTAAGAGATAGAGAATATAAAACTCGTGATTACTATCATGATAGTAGAGATTATCGTGATGACAGAGACCTTTATGATAGTAGAGATTATAGAGATAGTAGAGACTATAGAAGTAGTAGAGACTATCGTGATGATAGAGATTATCGTGATAATAGGGATTATTATAGCAGCAGTAGCAGTAGCAGTAGCAGCAGTGGtagagatagagatagagaCTATAGAGATAGTAGAGACTATAGAAGTAGTAGAGATTATCGTGATAGAGATTATCACAGTAGCAGTAGTAGTTTAAGCAGTCGAGATAGAGACCATCGTAGTAGTAgagatcatcatcattattcaTCTTCctcctcatcatcatcatcatctttaagAAGAGATAGAAGTAGATCAAGAACTCCAGAATATCGTGATAGAAGTAAAAGCAGATCAAGAAGCAGAAATAGAAGTAAAAGTAATGAtagaaaacaaaataaaaacacaaGTAGAAGTAGATCAAgaagtaatagtaatagtaatagtggtggtagtcGTAGTAGAAGTAGagatagaaataaaattagtgaTAGATCTCCATCTAGAAGTAGAAGTAATGAAAAAAGGTTTAGAAGTCCTTCTCcctcaaataataataataatgaaattaataataataataataataataatactaatggcgataataataataataataataataataataataataataataataataataataataataattataatgaagattctaataatgatgaaaatgatagcGATAGCagaaaaactaaaaaaccaaaatcactaaatatttatagtgatgatgattttgatgataaatcaaattga
- the uox gene encoding urate oxidase yields MATLIDNRYGKARVRVLRVFKGPNEYHKVFDFDCRVLLRGAEFSETYLTGDNSKVVATDTMKNTVYVIAQKEEFKSLEEYGILLGKHFLATYSWVNGVEVVMRENQWRRIKTSNGKEQAHSFQRDREIHSVTVTSSRDKSPVVVSGIDDLLIMKTTQSGFEGFHRDKYTSLKETKDRVFATVVTANWTYNTLSVDYSKVFEQFKLSVFDIFAQTYSRSVQETLFLIAKDVISKVPQVEQVHLSLPNKHAFGFDFSRLNIENNQTVFQPVEEPSGLIEGTIKRSHSRL; encoded by the coding sequence atggcaacattaattgataatagatATGGTAAAGCAAGAGTTCGTGTATTAAGAGTATTTAAAGGACCAAATGAATATCATAAAGTATTTGATTTCGATTGTCGTGTATTATTAAGGGGAGCCGAATTCTCAGAGACCTATTTAACCGGGGACAATAGTAAAGTTGTAGCCACAGATACCATGAAGAATACAGTCTATGTGATTGCACAAAAAGAAGAATTCAAGAGTTTAGAAGAGTATGGTATTTTATTGGGTAAACACTTTTTAGCCACCTATTCATGGGTAAACGGAGTTGAGGTTGTCATGCGTGAGAATCAATGGCGTCGTATTAAGACCTCCAATGGCAAGGAACAAGCTCATTCATTCCAACGTGATAGAGAGATCCATTCGGTTACAGTGACATCATCTCGTGACAAATCACCAGTGGTTGTCTCTGGTATTGACGATCTTTTGATTATGAAAACCACTCAAAGCGGATTCGAAGGTTTCCACCGTGACAAATACACCTCATTGAAAGAGACCAAAGATAGAGTCTTTGCAACTGTAGTTACTGCAAATTGGACTTACAATACATTGTCTGTAGATTATTCAAAAGTATTTGAACAATTCAAACTCTCTGTATTCGATATCTTTGCTCAAACTTACTCTCGTTCCGTTCAAGAGACCCTCTTCCTCATTGCCAAAGATGTCATCTCCAAAGTACCACAAGTTGAACAAGTCCACCTTTCCCTTCCAAATAAACATGCTTTTGGTTTCGATTTCTCAcgtttaaatattgaaaataatcaaactgTTTTCCAACCAGTTGAAGAACCATCAGGTTTAATCGAAGGTACAATTAAAAGATCACATTCAagattataa